Part of the Citrus sinensis cultivar Valencia sweet orange chromosome 2, DVS_A1.0, whole genome shotgun sequence genome, tgcattttcatattgCTTCACAAACTACTTCAGATTTGTTTTTAAGTTAACAAACCCATTAAAAAATGCATTCATACTTTCACTTCGCTAAGTAGTTGACATTCCAGCCCAATAACAATCTTTCAAATAGCATGGAATCAAATGATGCCTCTCATCACATTTAAACTTCCTCGAATGCAGTAGAACTCAGTGAATCATAAACAACAAAAAGCAGTAAAGAAATAATATCTTCACATTCTTTAAAGACCTCTAACTTCTTAGGTACCTTATTCATTATGTGCTATAAACATCACTGATGCCTAGTAGgaggaaaaatattttcaattgccTTTTGCATTGCCTTGTCTTGGTCTGTAATGATACCAAATGGATGAGAATCAGACATGCATGATAGTCACGCCTCAAATAAGCATGTAAATGTCTCCGTATCCTCACGTGAAATCAATCCGCATCCTAACAAAATAGATTGGCTATGGTGATTAACTCCGAAAAAGGGAGCGAATGACATGTTATACTTGTTGGTTAGATATGTAGTGTCAAATGTGATGACGtctccaaaatatttataagttgcCCTACTCCTCGGATATGCCCAAAATACATTCTTTAATCAATCTTGCTCATCCAAATcaatgctttaaaaaaaaaaaaaaacccttacATTCACTTGCTTTTTCTAGAAGTACTTTAAAAGCACCATAGCGTCTCCTTCTGCAAGTTGTAATTGCCTTGTTTTGTCAACAAAATTTCTGCAATCTTTTTCTAAGAATGAGACATTTTCATGCCCACCAGCTTCAAcaacaatataatgaaattttggGCAATTTTAATTCCCGCACAATCATTCATTTGAATTAGTTTTTTAGCACTTGCACTAATTCTGTGATTGTAAGGGAAATACCTAATTTTGTCTGGATTCAATCCATGGTTGTgttgaaaatttaaactttgaaaaacccATTTTCCATCTTCATTTAGACAACTTTCAATTTTCGCATCACAACCATTTTTCACATTAGGTTTTGACTTCAATACATTAGCATATTTACTTTCTGACTTGTCGCTACGACTACATACAAATTATGCATATTTGACAATCCCATCAGTCCCTTTCTTAGTAGTTCAAACCTTCACAAAAAATCTCTCTTATTTACCATAGACTTTGTAAAATGCAAACATTTCTTCATGACTATCAAATAACATTCCAAGAGTTTGCTCATTTTTTTGCACAATTTCAACTGCATTGTTGGCTCCTATTTCTTGTAAATCTTTAAATGCATgctcatttttcaaattctccatttctacaaaataattaacatttgtaTTAAgaataagtaattaaaaaattttataacatttttgtCCAGTAACAAAAAAtcctaacaatttaaatatataaaatacatccaattttttttataaatttattccaATATTtccaataatttaaattaaatatataaaacacatccataaatttttattatttattccattatttccagcaatttaaattaaaaaatcattaaatatataaaacacatccAGAAATTGTTATAAACTTAATCCATTACTttctaacaatttaaattaaaaaatcctaacaatttaaatatataaaatgcaCGCATCCAggaatttttacaaatttaatccATCACTTTCTAacaatttaattgaaaaaaattctaacaatttaaatatttcgAACACAaccaaaactaattttatttgaatgtaaTGGGAAAGTGAAAGTTATCCAGCTACAATTTCATCAACATTGTTGGCATGGTCTTTGACACCAAATTTAGATCTTTGAATGCAGATCTCCGGGATAATGGCTGCtggttttatttcatttttcttctattaATGCAAATGCAGATATGAGTTCGGCTTCATCGGGTTTAGGGATAATGACGCTTTTTGCCTTTTACCATtactttcttattttaatgtttCGTTTTCGttacttttatgtttatttttcattattttatattttctttttattattttaattttttaaacgaAAAAAAGGAATAGAAGTAAGATTCATGGAAACTGCAGTGCCCGCTACCCTTTCTACCGTCCCTTTGTTCATTTAGCACTACTGATACTTTGCAAAGAAGTGTAAATGGGGTTATGAATTTACCTAACCactcaaaaaatttcaaattttgacaaGAAACAAGAGAAGACAGGCGAAGATTAATCTGCAAATTTTTCCAGTTGAATCACAAATGGCTATATATAGATAGTCATAAAAGAGACTAAGAGATGCCGATCAAGTAAATAagctaaaattttaacaacCTGTATCCTTATTTTCCTTGCCAATTTTCATGTAATTAAGCAAAACTGTAAAATTTGCCAGTGAATAAATATTAGATCCATGCTGCATGCACACTCTCAAAATAGTCTAGAGCTGCACCGGGAATTAATGAACTGGAAATAAACGgaattcatttattcaacttTGCTTGAGCGGGCGGTCCAAGTTCCAGCTTTAGAGTGTGATTGATATCATTTGCATTTGGGCCAACAAATTGAATTGGTCCTGATGAACACAAAGGCAACATATCATCAGGacattaatgaataaaattttttgaaaaaagaaaaaaatagctAACTGGTGTAATTTTGCAGTATCACTGGAGAAAGAGTGCATgctcaaaagaaatttatatacCTGGACTGACATAGAGATTCTTGATTGTCCAGTCCTCACGCAAAGATGCAAATGTCTTAAATGGTATACCTGACATTTCACAAATACAgcaaaaattaagtaaattcaCTGCTTCAAGAAACCAAGGCAAAATGAAGAGGTTAAATATTCAAGATGCTACCTTCAAGTTCCACCATTGCCTTCTTAATCACAGGCTTGAACTTCCCTGAAAGagttataagaaaaaaaaacagagttgataaatgaagaacaaaagtCCAGAGACCAGAGTGACTCCTGCATTAATAGGAATAGCTACCATGTCTACGCTCGACATCCATTAAAGATGTCAATGCTGTTCCTCCCACTGTCCATTCTTCAACAGGCTCACCCAGATTTCCCACCTGTGATTTGACGCCGAGGTTTTGAAAACATAAGACAATATCACAAACAAAGTCGCAATGAAAGGGGGAACTTCAATGGAAATAATACTAACGGAAGAAATCAATCCAGTCTTTCCAGCATGGAGGAGAGCTGCAGCAGCATAACCTAATGCATAGCAGTAATTTGCATCGAAGTTTGTGGGCAAACCGCATCTGCCCTCATAACTGCTCGGTCAAAATCAAGTATAATGTGAGTTCTCTATGCAATGAATGTAAAACATCAAGAGACAGCTGATTCAAgattaattttgaagaaacaATATGTTGGTTACCCAAAGAAGTGGGACTGTCCATTGAACTGCCCTTTATATGCACCCTTCTGCttcattttattcaattcaGTTTCTACCATTTGaataagcattttttctgtttCAATCTTGGCAACCTACACATGTGACACAAACATGttataacaaaaatagaattaaagtACGATGAATTATGACAAACAGGTATAGGATAAAGCTGTcataagccaaaaaaaaaacctgcaCATTCCCATGCGGATCTCTTTCAAGCAATAGTTGCTCCTGAATTGCTTTAGGGAACAACTCAAATAGCTCCTGAGATTGacttttgagtttctttttCCACGCCCCATCTTGATCAACACCATCATGGGCTAATATTTCATTGAGTTCTGCAATAAGTTGTTGTACCTGCAAGTTGCGGGGCAAAACAAGCAATGTGATAGTTTAAGCTTCAACTTCCACGCGGTAACGGAAAAAATATAGCTTCTGCTGTCTCATATATACCTCAGGAATGAAGTCGATCAGGCCTTCTGGTATAAGTATGACGCCATAATTGTAACCAGCTTCTGACCTTTTGCAGATTATATCTGTTATATAATCTGTAACATTCTTCAGTGTCTGCTTCTTGGCAGCAACCTTCATCAAAGCAAAATGCTGATAGTGTTTACAGAAGTTGGTGCAGAAAGCCAGCCAACAGAATTGTTATATGAGTAACTTAGCTCTGAATTTTAGGGTTCGTGTAGTCTTTTTGACAAGCACTACCTATGTACTTACAACAGGCAAGTATTCAAACAAATTGAAATCGACATAGGATATCAGAACGCACCTCTTCCCCAATAATTGTAATATTCGGATGAGTTTGCAAAGCGCACTCCAATGTTATATGAGAAGCTGCACGGCCCATAAGCCTTACAACTGCAGAAACAGATATAATTAGGAAGAAGAGCAATGGTATTGCTATTCTTACATGGACTGAACAAAATGTAACTACTAAAGCAAATTCGAGAAATCTGTATCCAGAGAGCTTACAGTGGTAGTATTTTCCAGTTGAGCGAGCATCTGTCATAACATTTCCTATCATTTCTGAAAATATCTGAATTTTTGAAGCCGGATAGACCATGAACATCATGAAccatgaaaataattgttaaatcTACCCATATTGATATAGAATGAAACGAGGATCTGCATTAAGCTCACTTTGTTTCagataataaaaagtaaaaataaaaccagCACCTTGCATGCAGTGTCAAATCCAAAACTTGTAGGGACCTCTTTGCACTTGAGATCGCCGTCAATGGTTTTTGGGCATCCAATAACTCGTGTTTTCATATCCTTACTCCTGACCAAAGTTTCAAGCAGTGAATCATATCGTGTTAACAGAACCTCATGAGATTACAGAACATGCAGATACATAGTCTTGAGGTTAAGCACAAGTGTATGAACCTAAAGTTTTCAGCAAGCAGACAAGCATTTGTGTTGGAGTCATCCCCACCAATTACGACTAGCCCATCCAAATCAAGCTTCTTTGCTGTTTCTTCAGCTTGCTTAAACTAAACATCATGAGCACACAAGATTAGATATATACCTGCAATCAATTATTGCCATGTCTTTCGGCTCATGTCCTTCATAACAATTTGACGACAGACCAAAATGGTAGACAAGAACAATTGTAAATAAACAGAGTGCACCAACCTGTTCTGGGGTTTCAATTTTGTCTCTGCCACTGCAAATCATATCAAAGCCACCCTGC contains:
- the LOC102609154 gene encoding pyrophosphate--fructose 6-phosphate 1-phosphotransferase subunit beta 1-like; the encoded protein is MNSFIIKIFYALHWQGGFDMICSGRDKIETPEQFKQAEETAKKLDLDGLVVIGGDDSNTNACLLAENFRSKDMKTRVIGCPKTIDGDLKCKEVPTSFGFDTACKIFSEMIGNVMTDARSTGKYYHCKLSGYRFLEFALVVTFCSVHVRIAIPLLFFLIISVSAVVRLMGRAASHITLECALQTHPNITIIGEEVAAKKQTLKNVTDYITDIICKRSEAGYNYGVILIPEGLIDFIPEVQQLIAELNEILAHDGVDQDGAWKKKLKSQSQELFELFPKAIQEQLLLERDPHGNVQVAKIETEKMLIQMVETELNKMKQKGAYKGQFNGQSHFFGYEGRCGLPTNFDANYCYALGYAAAALLHAGKTGLISSVGNLGEPVEEWTVGGTALTSLMDVERRHGKFKPVIKKAMVELEGIPFKTFASLREDWTIKNLYVSPGPIQFVGPNANDINHTLKLELGPPAQAKLNK